A single window of Nicotiana sylvestris chromosome 3, ASM39365v2, whole genome shotgun sequence DNA harbors:
- the LOC138887889 gene encoding uncharacterized protein, with protein sequence MAKDSELWDVIYDGPFIPVKTIGEPAVTIPKTRKEYNDSDHKAIEKNFRAKKDHHLWMKDDESIQDMHTRFTSIINELHSLGEIIPRNKLVRKILNVLLDSWESKVNTITEANDL encoded by the exons atggctaAAGATTCAGAGCTCTGGGACGTCATCTACGATGGTCCTTTCATTCCCGTGAAGACAATTGGCGAGCCAGCAGTGACAATTCCAAAGACAAGGAAAGAGTACAACGATTCTGATCACAAAGCTATAGAGAAAAACTTCCGCGCAAAAAAAGATCATCATCTGTG gatgaaggatgatgagtccatTCAAGATATGCATACTAGATTTACCTCCATCATCAATGAGCTTCACTCTCTAGGAGAGATCATTCCAAGGAACAAACTTGTCAGGAAAATACTTAATGTATTACTTGATTCTTGGGAAAGTAAAGTCAATACTATCACAGAGGCAAATGATCTGTAA
- the LOC138887888 gene encoding secreted RxLR effector protein 161-like, whose product MDEPGSPVNEIMYRGIISSLLYLTASRPNIVFGVGLYARFQSSPKESHLKAAKRILRYLKGTHDLVLYYPSGDNFDLIGYVDADYAGYLVDKKSTFGMAHFLGSYLTLWGTKKENFVNLSTAEAEYVATTSCCTQLLWIKQQLEDFDVFSDCVPLLCDNTGTLNMAKNPVQHKRIKHIDVRHHFLRDNVEKGLICMKFYKIEDSRYLHQSIEQGEL is encoded by the coding sequence atggatgaacctggttctCCTGTGAACGAAATCATGTACAGAGGTATCATTAgttcactcttgtatctcacAGCTAGCAGGCCTAATATTGTATTTGGTGTGGGATTATATGCTAGATTCCAATCaagtccaaaggaatctcatctgaaagcTGCCAAGAGGATTCTAAGGTATCTCAAAGGAACACATGACCTGGTTCTCTACTATCCTTCAGGAGATAATTTCGACTTAATTGGGTATGTTGATGCTGATTACGCTGGTTATCTGGTTGATAAGAAGAGCACATTTGGCATGGCACATTTTCTGGGATCATACTTAACTTTATGGGgtacaaagaaagaaaacttTGTGAATCTCTCTACTGCAGAAGCTGAATATGTGGCAACTACCTCTTGTTGTACTCAACTGTTGTGGATCAAGCAACAATTAGAGGATTTTGATGTGTTTTCTGATTGTGTACCTTTACTGTGTGATAACACAGGTactctcaacatggcaaagaacccTGTCCAGCATAAGAGAATAAAGCACATTGATGTGCGACATCATTTTCTCAGAGATAATGTTGAAAAGGGTCTCATCTGCATGAAGTTCTACAAAATAGAGGAtagcagatatcttcaccaaagcattgAGCAGGGAGAACTTTGA